The following coding sequences are from one Mesorhizobium onobrychidis window:
- a CDS encoding NAD-dependent epimerase/dehydratase family protein, translated as MNEPTRVLVTGHNGYLGSVMVPVLQAAGYEVVGLDMGYFRACTLGADNTSVPEITKDLRAIEPPDLQGFDAVIHLAALSNDPIGNLNADWTRQINAEGTVRLATMAKAAGIRRFLFSSSCIMYGMSKAAVVDETAPLVPQTEYARSKAVAEEALRALADDRFSPVYCRNGTVYGLSPRMRFDTVLNNFIGSAFTTGRVEVHSDGTPWRPVVHVQDVARYFKLMLEAPLQDIHNEAFNMGVESLNLQVREIAEIAVEAVPGAQLTMTPKPGADQRTYKADFSKFSRTFPDFEFQWTARKGAQELYEAFRSIALRFEDFTDKRFTRLRWLDHLLKAGMLDDQLRWRTAQPRVA; from the coding sequence ATGAATGAACCAACACGCGTTCTCGTCACCGGACACAATGGATATCTCGGTTCTGTCATGGTGCCCGTGTTGCAGGCGGCGGGCTATGAGGTGGTCGGGCTGGACATGGGATATTTTCGTGCGTGCACCCTGGGAGCCGACAATACCAGTGTGCCCGAGATCACAAAGGATCTGCGCGCCATCGAACCCCCGGATCTCCAAGGCTTTGACGCGGTGATCCATCTGGCGGCACTCTCGAACGACCCGATCGGAAATCTCAACGCGGATTGGACGAGGCAGATCAATGCGGAAGGGACAGTTCGTCTGGCCACGATGGCCAAGGCGGCCGGCATCCGGCGGTTCCTATTTTCCTCCTCCTGCATCATGTATGGCATGTCGAAAGCCGCCGTCGTCGACGAAACCGCCCCGCTGGTGCCGCAAACAGAGTACGCAAGATCGAAGGCTGTTGCCGAAGAAGCGCTGCGCGCGCTGGCGGACGACCGGTTCTCGCCCGTCTATTGCCGCAACGGCACCGTCTATGGTCTCTCGCCGCGAATGCGCTTCGACACCGTGCTGAACAATTTCATCGGCAGCGCCTTCACAACTGGACGTGTCGAAGTCCATAGCGATGGCACGCCATGGCGGCCCGTGGTTCATGTCCAGGATGTCGCGCGCTATTTCAAATTGATGCTGGAGGCGCCGCTACAGGACATCCACAATGAGGCGTTCAACATGGGTGTTGAAAGCCTCAATCTTCAGGTGCGCGAGATAGCGGAGATCGCCGTTGAGGCCGTCCCCGGCGCGCAGCTCACAATGACACCGAAGCCGGGCGCGGACCAGCGGACCTACAAGGCGGACTTCAGCAAGTTCTCACGGACTTTCCCGGATTTCGAGTTTCAGTGGACGGCGCGAAAGGGAGCGCAGGAGCTTTACGAGGCGTTCCGCTCGATCGCACTTAGATTTGAAGACTTTACCGACAAGCGCTTCACGCGGCTGCGCTGGCTCGATCATTTGCTCAAGGCGGGGATGCTCGATGATCAGCTGCGCTGGCGAACCGCACAGCCGCGTGTTGCCTAA
- a CDS encoding HAD-IIIA family hydrolase, whose translation MNIVLPSSPCLQKADVEGRTYSRPRQAVILAGGRGTRMRPITLDRPKPMVPVLGRPFLEYQIEQLRQEGFERVLLLLGYLPHVVMDHFGDGSRFGLSIEYAVTRPDDLTSSRVSNARHLIDPCFLLLYCDNYWPMRMERLWQRFCAAGKPGMITVYSNKDGYSRGSVILDADDNVTVFDRLRTTPGLQGVEISYAILTDLALELLSDEDTLFEEAIYTPLATQHRLAGFVSEHRYYSVGSIERLPATERFMRREKTMLVDRDGVLNCRPPRAQYVCSWDQWEWVPGAKQALALLNEAGYRIVIISNQAGIARGAMTAADLEALHQRMCAESEAVGGKIAEIYHCPHGWDDGCDCRKPKPGMLYQAQRDFDLDLTRTLFVGDDDRDRQAAEAADCLYAQVSEQCSLLDLTRQLLSKAEQGRHE comes from the coding sequence ATGAATATTGTCCTGCCGAGCTCTCCCTGCCTGCAAAAGGCAGATGTCGAGGGCCGCACCTACAGCCGGCCGCGCCAGGCGGTCATCCTGGCCGGCGGGCGTGGCACGCGCATGCGGCCGATCACACTCGACCGACCGAAACCAATGGTGCCGGTGCTCGGCCGCCCTTTTTTGGAATACCAGATCGAACAGCTGCGGCAGGAGGGGTTCGAAAGGGTTCTTCTTCTACTCGGGTATTTGCCCCATGTGGTGATGGACCACTTCGGCGACGGCAGCAGGTTCGGCCTCAGTATCGAATATGCCGTCACCCGTCCCGACGACCTCACCAGCAGCCGGGTATCCAATGCCCGTCACCTCATAGATCCGTGCTTCCTGCTGCTGTATTGTGACAATTACTGGCCGATGCGCATGGAGCGGCTGTGGCAACGCTTCTGTGCGGCCGGCAAGCCTGGAATGATCACGGTCTACAGCAACAAGGACGGCTATTCACGCGGCAGCGTGATCCTTGATGCGGACGACAATGTGACCGTCTTCGACCGGCTCCGCACCACGCCCGGGCTGCAGGGAGTCGAGATCAGCTATGCCATACTGACCGATCTCGCCCTCGAACTCCTGTCCGACGAGGACACCCTCTTCGAGGAGGCCATCTACACGCCGCTCGCGACGCAGCATCGCCTCGCCGGCTTCGTGAGCGAGCACCGCTATTACAGCGTGGGCTCGATCGAGCGTCTACCCGCGACGGAGCGCTTTATGAGGCGCGAAAAAACCATGCTCGTAGATAGGGACGGCGTACTCAACTGCAGACCGCCACGGGCTCAATATGTGTGTTCATGGGACCAGTGGGAGTGGGTTCCGGGTGCAAAGCAGGCGTTGGCCCTTCTGAACGAGGCCGGCTACCGCATAGTCATCATCTCGAACCAGGCAGGGATAGCGCGCGGAGCGATGACCGCCGCTGATCTCGAGGCGCTTCACCAGCGCATGTGCGCCGAGTCCGAAGCCGTCGGCGGCAAGATCGCGGAGATCTACCACTGCCCACACGGCTGGGACGACGGCTGCGACTGCCGCAAGCCCAAACCCGGCATGCTGTATCAGGCACAGCGCGACTTTGATCTCGACCTCACACGCACACTCTTTGTCGGCGATGACGATCGTGACCGTCAAGCGGCCGAAGCCGCGGACTGCCTATATGCGCAAGTAAGCGAGCAATGCTCGCTTCTGGACCTCACCCGTCAACTCCTTTCGAAAGCGGAGCAGGGCAGACATGAATGA
- a CDS encoding NAD(P)H-dependent oxidoreductase has protein sequence MFIVDRELELLQAEGRPIRVGMVGAGFMARGIAMQMLRYVPGMELVAISNRHVEKAREAYAAAGADDVTEATSTKALEDLVARGRRAITADPMHICEAEGIDIVVEATGAIEFAAHVTMRAIRHGKHVALMNAELDGTIGPILKVYADQAGVVLTNVEGDQPGVIMNLYRWVRGLGIRPVLCGNIKGLHDPYRNPTTQEGFAKKWGMKAPMVTSFADGTKISFENAIVANATGMLVAKRGMYGPVVEPGTPIQEAVGWYPLNQLLEGPGIVDYCVGAMPNPGVFVLGTTENAVEKHYLSLYKMGPGPLYCFYWPYHLCHFEVPFTVARAAIFRDAAIAPLGAPTVDVVAAAKRDLSAGEILDGLGHYMTYGLCENAPTVHAERLVPIGLAEGCRLLRDVKRDEVLGYDDIELPIGRLCDGLRRAQDLVFFGSSAASPQREVLTTA, from the coding sequence ATGTTCATCGTCGACAGGGAGTTGGAGTTGCTCCAGGCTGAGGGGCGTCCAATTCGCGTGGGTATGGTGGGGGCCGGTTTCATGGCCCGAGGCATCGCGATGCAGATGCTGCGATATGTTCCGGGCATGGAACTCGTAGCCATTTCCAACAGACACGTGGAAAAGGCGCGAGAGGCCTATGCCGCTGCAGGCGCGGACGATGTGACGGAGGCGACCAGCACCAAAGCGCTTGAGGATCTCGTGGCCCGCGGCCGCCGCGCGATCACGGCGGACCCGATGCACATTTGCGAGGCCGAAGGCATCGACATCGTCGTCGAGGCGACAGGCGCGATCGAGTTCGCTGCCCACGTCACAATGCGCGCGATCCGGCACGGCAAGCATGTCGCCCTGATGAATGCCGAACTCGACGGCACGATCGGCCCAATCCTGAAAGTGTATGCCGACCAGGCAGGCGTGGTCCTCACCAATGTGGAGGGGGATCAGCCGGGCGTCATCATGAACCTCTACCGTTGGGTCAGGGGCCTGGGCATACGTCCCGTGCTTTGCGGGAACATCAAGGGCCTGCACGATCCCTACCGAAATCCGACGACCCAGGAGGGATTTGCCAAGAAGTGGGGGATGAAGGCCCCGATGGTGACCTCCTTCGCGGACGGCACGAAGATCTCATTCGAGAACGCCATCGTCGCCAACGCCACAGGCATGCTGGTGGCCAAGCGCGGCATGTACGGGCCTGTGGTCGAGCCCGGGACCCCGATCCAGGAGGCGGTCGGCTGGTATCCGCTCAATCAGCTCCTCGAGGGGCCGGGGATAGTTGATTATTGTGTCGGCGCCATGCCCAACCCTGGCGTCTTCGTTCTTGGCACCACAGAGAATGCCGTCGAGAAACACTATCTGTCACTCTACAAGATGGGCCCCGGGCCGCTCTACTGTTTCTATTGGCCTTATCATCTGTGTCATTTCGAGGTGCCCTTCACGGTGGCGAGGGCCGCGATCTTCCGCGATGCTGCGATTGCGCCCCTGGGCGCGCCGACCGTTGACGTGGTGGCCGCCGCCAAGCGGGACCTTAGTGCCGGAGAGATCCTCGATGGCCTCGGACATTACATGACCTATGGCCTCTGCGAGAACGCGCCGACGGTGCACGCCGAGCGGCTTGTGCCGATCGGGCTCGCCGAGGGCTGCCGACTGCTGCGCGACGTCAAGCGCGACGAGGTGCTCGGCTATGACGACATCGAGCTTCCGATAGGGCGGCTGTGCGACGGGCTGCGCCGGGCGCAGGATCTTGTCTTCTTCGGCAGCTCTGCCGCGTCACCGCAGCGCGAGGTTCTTACAACCGCTTAG
- a CDS encoding SIS domain-containing protein has protein sequence MFADDALWLQPKEFTQDYLASLCIALAQIDTDAVQEAIQMLRAVRDAGGTVFVAGNGGSAATASHWVNDLGKATKRSGRQPIRVMGLTDNVSWMTALGNDEGYERIFAGQMENFAKPGDVLIVISASGNSLNLVRAVELARERKVATIGIVGFDGGTLKELVDQPVWVRSEKGTYELVEDAHAAICHAITRYLVADRPERGQ, from the coding sequence ATGTTCGCGGATGATGCCCTCTGGTTGCAGCCTAAAGAATTCACGCAGGATTATCTGGCATCGCTGTGCATCGCATTGGCGCAGATCGATACGGATGCCGTGCAGGAGGCGATACAGATGCTGCGCGCCGTACGCGATGCGGGCGGCACAGTCTTCGTCGCCGGCAACGGCGGCAGCGCAGCGACCGCCTCCCACTGGGTCAATGACCTCGGTAAGGCCACGAAGCGCTCGGGAAGGCAGCCAATCCGGGTCATGGGCCTGACAGACAACGTCTCCTGGATGACGGCGCTCGGCAATGACGAAGGCTACGAGCGTATCTTTGCCGGCCAGATGGAGAACTTCGCCAAGCCGGGTGACGTGCTCATAGTGATTTCAGCCAGCGGGAACTCGCTTAATCTCGTGCGGGCAGTCGAACTCGCTCGCGAGAGGAAGGTAGCCACCATCGGCATTGTCGGTTTTGACGGCGGCACGCTTAAAGAGCTCGTCGATCAGCCAGTATGGGTGCGGTCTGAAAAAGGCACCTACGAACTCGTCGAGGACGCCCACGCCGCGATCTGTCATGCCATCACGCGATACCTCGTCGCCGACCGACCGGAGCGCGGTCAATGA
- a CDS encoding oligosaccharide flippase family protein, which yields MTLSKQAASLAVLHVTDVLQPLIILPYAGRVLGPMSFGQYAYALAIGQLAASVVAYGFHWTAQRRVASLRYEPAAIASLVAEVMATKAVLFVAVCLVGLVLAGDVLALSRPTFLCAMLSAAGGIIFPAWLFVGLERAWQAAVAVVVARVLALVCFVAMVASPDQVALAVAIQSAVPVVSGVICLPFILPIGFGGFRSVTLSTIGMQLRNGWRGCLFLAVETALFTLPVALVGHFEGYVAAGQYSVAEKFLLAARVFFKLLMDTFIPRVSYYAHVDPAAGIRLIRISLFTVAGGTAMSIGMFFVAPYIILILFGDEFSGAIPIVRAMAIIPLLMNINTFTANIFMFSYGYENEWAVLNVSGLLVFLVATYFLSFVMAEQAIVYALVAKEVVVLVVSAGFFLIGGAAVLRTAAACDAGRVRGYPPASQSAPLEHEADRFRS from the coding sequence ATGACTCTGAGCAAACAGGCCGCCAGTCTGGCTGTCCTGCATGTCACCGACGTCCTGCAGCCGCTGATCATCTTGCCCTATGCCGGGCGTGTCCTCGGACCCATGAGTTTCGGGCAGTACGCGTATGCGCTCGCCATCGGACAACTCGCTGCCTCCGTCGTGGCCTATGGATTTCATTGGACCGCGCAGCGCAGGGTTGCTTCCCTTCGATACGAGCCGGCGGCGATCGCGTCACTCGTTGCTGAGGTCATGGCCACCAAGGCAGTGCTGTTCGTTGCCGTATGCCTGGTTGGCCTTGTGCTGGCCGGCGACGTCCTGGCGCTCAGTAGGCCGACATTCCTGTGCGCGATGCTCTCGGCCGCCGGCGGCATTATTTTTCCGGCCTGGCTCTTCGTCGGCCTGGAACGCGCCTGGCAGGCGGCCGTCGCGGTGGTTGTTGCTCGCGTTCTGGCGCTCGTCTGTTTCGTCGCCATGGTCGCATCACCTGACCAGGTCGCGCTCGCCGTTGCCATCCAGAGCGCAGTTCCCGTCGTCAGTGGCGTCATCTGCTTACCTTTCATCCTTCCGATTGGGTTCGGCGGCTTCAGGTCCGTGACGCTTTCGACGATTGGAATGCAGCTGCGCAATGGCTGGAGGGGATGCCTCTTCTTAGCCGTGGAGACTGCCCTCTTCACCCTCCCTGTCGCCCTTGTCGGGCATTTCGAAGGTTATGTCGCAGCCGGACAATATTCTGTCGCCGAAAAATTCCTATTAGCCGCGCGGGTATTTTTCAAGTTGCTTATGGATACCTTCATACCGAGGGTTTCATACTACGCTCATGTCGACCCGGCTGCCGGGATACGACTGATAAGGATATCACTATTCACCGTAGCAGGCGGAACGGCGATGAGTATTGGAATGTTCTTTGTTGCCCCATATATAATATTGATCCTCTTCGGAGATGAATTTTCAGGGGCGATACCTATCGTGCGCGCAATGGCCATTATACCATTGCTGATGAACATAAATACATTCACAGCAAATATATTCATGTTTAGTTACGGCTATGAAAATGAATGGGCCGTCCTTAACGTATCCGGTCTGCTAGTATTCCTGGTGGCCACATATTTTTTGTCTTTCGTCATGGCGGAGCAAGCCATTGTTTATGCGCTGGTGGCGAAGGAAGTCGTCGTGCTGGTGGTTTCAGCCGGCTTCTTCCTCATTGGCGGAGCGGCCGTCCTTCGCACGGCGGCGGCTTGCGACGCAGGCCGGGTGCGAGGATATCCGCCGGCGTCCCAATCCGCGCCGTTGGAGCACGAGGCCGATCGTTTCCGGTCGTAG
- a CDS encoding GHMP family kinase ATP-binding protein, producing MEQLDDTKAVGRRSGLDLPTIIDRAAQRLPSLVLTRTPLRVSFAGGGTDLPDFYNLDCGAVFSAAVDKYIYVTVKRHSEIFNEPIRLNYSQTEQVNTIGEIKNNIARECLRFLEIEPPIYISTVGDMPASTGMGGSSSFTVGLLNALHAFRGERVTPGQLAEEACHIEMDILKEPIGKQDQYASAFGGMNLFRFQPGGAVTVEPQRVRNGAVEHLFSNLMMFWTSHQRPASSVLTEQKANTSSNLDTLRRMRDDAFMLQEIFSEPVIDIERFGAVLHAGWEMKRSLASRVSNAAINGHYDLARDAGAEGGKLCGAGGGGFLMFAVKPERRESVRRALSHLAYVPIGYEVHGSRLLHPAQV from the coding sequence ATGGAACAGCTAGACGATACCAAAGCCGTGGGGCGCCGCTCAGGACTGGACCTTCCGACCATCATCGATCGCGCTGCACAGCGTCTACCGTCTCTCGTCCTGACGCGCACTCCTTTGCGCGTCAGTTTTGCTGGCGGCGGTACCGACCTGCCCGATTTCTACAATCTCGATTGCGGCGCGGTCTTCAGCGCGGCAGTGGACAAGTACATCTATGTCACCGTCAAACGTCACAGCGAGATCTTTAATGAACCCATCCGCTTGAACTATTCACAGACAGAGCAGGTAAACACCATAGGGGAGATCAAGAACAACATCGCTCGCGAATGCCTGCGTTTCCTGGAGATCGAACCGCCGATTTACATCTCGACGGTCGGAGACATGCCGGCCTCGACGGGCATGGGGGGGTCGAGCTCGTTCACGGTGGGACTGCTCAACGCCCTGCATGCATTCCGGGGAGAACGTGTCACCCCTGGCCAACTCGCCGAAGAGGCATGTCACATCGAGATGGACATCCTCAAGGAGCCGATTGGCAAGCAGGACCAGTATGCCTCCGCGTTCGGGGGCATGAACCTGTTCCGCTTCCAGCCTGGCGGCGCGGTAACGGTCGAGCCGCAGCGGGTGCGCAATGGCGCCGTCGAACATCTCTTCAGCAACCTGATGATGTTCTGGACATCGCATCAGCGACCGGCCAGTTCCGTGCTGACAGAGCAGAAGGCGAACACGTCAAGCAATCTCGATACGCTCAGGCGGATGCGGGACGATGCCTTCATGCTTCAGGAGATCTTTTCGGAGCCCGTCATCGACATAGAACGCTTCGGTGCCGTCCTTCACGCGGGGTGGGAGATGAAGCGGAGTTTGGCGTCCCGCGTGAGTAACGCGGCGATCAATGGCCACTACGACCTCGCCAGGGACGCAGGTGCGGAAGGCGGCAAGCTGTGCGGCGCCGGCGGCGGCGGATTCCTTATGTTCGCGGTCAAGCCGGAACGCCGGGAAAGCGTAAGACGCGCACTCTCACACCTAGCCTATGTGCCTATCGGCTATGAAGTCCACGGCTCGCGCCTCTTGCATCCGGCGCAAGTCTGA
- the rfbC gene encoding dTDP-4-dehydrorhamnose 3,5-epimerase yields the protein MLFTKTDIPGATLVELQKFEDERGFFARGWCSREFAEQGLPDHVVQVNISYNRHKHTLRGFHYQLAPHGEDKMLRCIRGSLYDVLIDLRPESPTYKQHLTVELSAANQRMLVIPKGCANAFLTIEDHTEATYLVSEFYAPAAERGVRWNDSAFAVKWPVDEPAVISDKDRTWPDYAE from the coding sequence ATGCTTTTCACAAAGACCGATATTCCCGGCGCCACCCTGGTGGAACTGCAGAAATTCGAAGACGAGCGGGGCTTTTTCGCACGCGGCTGGTGTTCGCGGGAATTTGCCGAGCAGGGGCTTCCGGATCATGTCGTGCAGGTGAATATTTCATACAACAGGCACAAGCATACACTGCGCGGCTTCCACTACCAGCTGGCTCCCCATGGCGAGGACAAGATGCTTCGCTGCATCCGGGGCAGCCTGTACGACGTGCTGATCGACCTGCGGCCCGAGTCGCCCACCTATAAGCAGCACCTCACTGTGGAACTTTCCGCGGCGAACCAACGGATGCTGGTGATACCGAAGGGCTGCGCGAACGCCTTTCTCACCATTGAGGACCACACCGAGGCCACGTATCTCGTCTCCGAATTCTATGCACCGGCAGCCGAACGCGGTGTTCGTTGGAACGATTCTGCTTTCGCCGTGAAGTGGCCAGTGGATGAGCCGGCGGTGATCTCAGATAAGGACCGAACTTGGCCGGACTACGCCGAATGA
- a CDS encoding WecB/TagA/CpsF family glycosyltransferase — translation MTELAIDQGHAIDQGQLREQVLGVPVHALGLAQAVNCVFDWALRRESRTVFLCNVHSVVTARRNRAHAEAMDSADLVAPDGAPVAWMLRRQGHADQPRISGPDLMWICCRRASELGTAMFLYGGSPGTLQRLGGCIRTEFAGINIVGSYSPPRRPLSAEEDEAVVRMINQSGARIVWVGLGCPKQESWMQAHRGRINAVMLGVGAAFDFHAGDVKRAPQWMQKSGLEWLHRLFQDPRRLASRYLVTNSLFILALLQALLLPRRRLRDG, via the coding sequence ATGACAGAGCTCGCGATCGATCAGGGACACGCGATCGATCAGGGACAGTTGCGCGAGCAAGTGCTTGGGGTACCCGTGCACGCCCTGGGCTTGGCGCAGGCAGTCAACTGCGTCTTCGACTGGGCCCTACGGCGGGAGAGCCGAACGGTTTTCCTGTGCAATGTCCACAGTGTCGTGACCGCCCGCCGCAATCGCGCCCATGCCGAAGCGATGGATAGCGCCGACCTTGTCGCGCCGGATGGAGCGCCGGTGGCCTGGATGCTGAGGCGGCAGGGACACGCGGATCAGCCGCGCATCAGCGGACCGGACCTGATGTGGATTTGTTGCCGGAGGGCATCGGAACTCGGCACGGCAATGTTCCTGTACGGCGGCAGCCCGGGCACCCTCCAGCGTCTCGGAGGGTGCATTCGAACCGAGTTTGCCGGCATAAACATCGTGGGCTCTTACTCACCTCCGCGCCGCCCTCTGTCGGCCGAGGAAGATGAGGCAGTGGTCAGAATGATCAATCAGTCCGGTGCGAGGATCGTGTGGGTGGGGCTCGGATGTCCCAAGCAGGAAAGCTGGATGCAGGCGCATCGCGGCCGGATCAATGCGGTCATGTTGGGGGTAGGAGCAGCTTTCGATTTCCACGCCGGAGACGTCAAGCGGGCGCCGCAATGGATGCAGAAGAGCGGGCTGGAATGGCTGCACCGGCTCTTCCAGGATCCCCGCCGCCTGGCGAGCAGGTATCTCGTGACGAACAGCCTGTTCATCCTGGCTTTGCTGCAGGCGTTGCTGCTTCCCAGGCGCAGACTTCGTGACGGTTAG